The Pyramidobacter porci genome includes the window AGCTATGAGAAAAATACTGGAGGTTTTACTCAGTCTCATCAGAGGAATGGCACACTGTTGTTGAAAACCATACGAAAGCGTTGAACATCCTAGCACTGCTGTTAGGGTGGCAAGTATAACTTGTCCAACACTCCCTTGTGCTAGCAGTGAAGGAGCATAACAAAACATATATGGCACAATAAAGGCAGAGACACCAATTTTGCATGAAGTAAAAGCAACTTTCATCGGGCTACTTTTAGAGATACTTGCTGCCGCATAAGCTGCCATCGCAACAGGAGGAGTAATAGCAGAGATGCAAGCAAAATAGAAAATAAACATATGCGTCTGTAAACTCGAGAGGCCAAGCTGAATCAACGCTGGTGCAGCAACAGCAGCACAGATAATATATGAGGCTGTTGTAGGTAACCCCATGCCAAGAATAATGCTTGTGATCATGGTCAAAAAAAGTGCGCATGCAAGAGAGTTACCCGCAATTGAAACAATCACACTGGCTAGTTTGACTCCAGCGCCAGTCATATTCAGAACTCCGATGATAATACCAGCTGTACAACAACTGGAAATCAGGGGACAAGCTGCGATAGCACCAGAACTAAGCGCACCAAAGACAGCCTTTAAGCTAAATTTCCTATTATTAACCACATAAACTACTACGCTTGAAAAGATACCATATAATGCGGCTTTGATGGGACTTGCTTGAATTACAGACAGTACATAAATAAGGACAATCAGTGGTAATAACATATACATATTCCTTAAGATCATAGATTTTTTCGGCAGCTTATCTACGGATAATCCAACAAGATTGTCTTTTATAGCTTCAAGGTCTACCATCACAAAAACAGTAAAAAAATATAATAGGGCAGGAATTAGTGATGCCAGCATAATCGTACGATATGGTACCCCAATCAACTGCGCCATAATAAATGCCGCAGAACCTAATATAGGTGGCATAATTTGACCACCGGTAGAGGCCGTAGCTTCGACAGCGCCAGCAAAATGGTTCCTATACCCAATTGACTTCATCATAGGAATCGTAAAAGCACCGGTAGACACAACATTAGCTACAGAATTGCCGGATACAGTGCCAAATAACGCACTAGAAATCACTGCCACCTTTGCTGGTCCGCCACGACGTGCGCCAGCGAAACTTAATGCCATATCAATAAAGTATGGGCCAGAACCAGACATGCTTAAAAACGCGCCAAACAGAATGAACAGGAAAACCATTGTTGCTGAAGCACTCAACGGCGTACTTAAAATAGCATCATAGCTTAGCATATAGCTCAATGTTTTCTGCCAGCGATATCCCTTATGCCCCAAGGCACCAGGGATATACTTTCCAAAGTATGAATAAAGGAGAAAAAAAACAGCAATAGTAGGAAGAATATTGCCGCTTGTCCTGCGGGTACACTCCAAAGCTAAGATAACGATTATCCCCGTAAATATCAGGTCCGGCACATTCGGGTTGGAGCCAATACGATAAGCCATTGCTTGCGCGTCTATACACATATAGACTGCAGAACTGACTGCTGCAATGATCAGCATAATATCATACCAAGGGACTGATTTTTTTACCGAGCAGTGTCTAGCACAATAAAGTGCAAGCGTCATTACCAAGCCGAACATAATATGAAATGTATAAAGATACCAGCGAGTCATTGGAGCTACAGCTAGGCCATAGATGTGAAAAAGAGACATGATGATACCCAATGTGTACATGACCAGTTTCCATGCCCCCTTCAATTTCCGCTTAGGTACCCCTTCAATAATTTCTTCAGCCTCATCTCGTTTTTTTATAAAAAGCATTTAGTTATCACCTAGATTTATTCTTAGATTTTAATTTCATAGAAGTTCCGATAAAAAATAGGCGAAGACTCCGAGATTCTCACTCCAGTGTTCCTCGCCTTAGATATAATACTATTTCTTAATTAAAGAGCCGAACACAAGGGCGCTGCGGAAGAGATTCACAAAGCGAGCTGCGCAGACCGCGCAGCGGTCGAGTATGTCCGAGCGACTGAACTCCCTCGCAGCGCCCAGAAAACTATGTTAATACTTTCTATCAAGAATTAGTATAACCTGTGAACATTATTATTTCAAGATCAACCATTCAGGAACTTTAACCCCTTTTTCTCTGTAGTACTTAAGCGCGCCGGGATGCAGCGGCATTGTCATTTTATCAATATTCTCAAATAAAATTGACTTAGCGTTTGGATCAATTGATACTAGATCCTCATGTAGATCGTATGTAGCTTTAGTTAAGCTATAAATCACATTTTCAGAAACACTTTTATCAGCAACAAGCATATTCCAGAAAGAAAGCACCGGCCAGTTGTAGTTCTGGTTTTTGTAGGTATTTGCCGGTACTTCAGCACGTCCCCAGAAAGGGTATTTCTCAAAAATTTTAACAAAGTCCTCATTTGTCAGAGAAATAAATTTCAGTTCTTTAGTGGTTTCAAGGTCGAGCAACCATGCTGCAGGAATTCCAGTGATGCCAAAGGCTGCGTCGATTGTACCATCTTTCAGTGCATCACACATGCCATTCGAACTCAAGCCGGCAACGCTCTGTGGTTGAATATTGAGAACACTTAGCAATGCTTTAACCGCATCACCACTTGTAGATCCCGGAGCGCCGCATGCAATTCGCTTGCCCTGCAGATCATAAATCGTATTGATGCTACTGTCTTTAGGAGCAAAAATATAAAGAACACTACAGTAAAGAGGAACTACACCAAGACAATTTTCATATTTAGTTCCGTTTGCCCACCCTATTCCCCGATAACCTTCGCCACCAAGCCATGTGGTAACCAAGCCGAGCTCCATATCTCCATTTTTCATGGACTGCATGTTCGTAATTGGACCAGGCGTTGCTTCGCTTGAGATTTCTACCCCATCGACATTTTTATTCATTAAGTTTGCCCAGCCTGTGCCAAGGATATAGTACGTTCCACCGATCGAAGAAGTGCCGAGGGCCATTCGTGTCGAGGAATGTGCCCCTGCTGTAGTGACAAAAGTAAATGTTAACAATGCCAGAGCGTAGACAGTTGTAAGGACAAAAATACGTTTCATCATTGTTACTCACCCCTTAATAGTAATTTAATAACAGTCACCCCATAATATATCTTTGAATCTCTTTTACCGACTTACCTTCGAACCCTAAATTTAAAAGTTTAGTTCCGTCTTTCCTGAAATCACGCTCTCTGATAATATTCGCAACATCAATAAGCAGGTCCGTTACAGGAGTAGGAACGTTAAACTTCTTGCCAATATCGGAGACCAGCGTCATATTCAGTGGTACATCTTCGTCGATAAAACGATCAGGAACTTGAGCAGCATTAGCTGAAATTCCTTTTTCCTGAGGAAGCGGTACGTAATGAACACCCTTATAAAACATTTTACTTGTTTCATCACCAGAGACAGGATGAAGCCCAAGAACATTCATAACAGACATACGTTCTTTGTCATAAAGTTCTTCGATTTTGATGGTTGATTTCGTACCCCAAGCATGGAAATCCTTGTCATTTTCAGTTGGTGCTTCTACTTTACCGAGATTGAACAGGTAGCTAGGTACGTGTCCCTTTGGATTGACGTTATTCATACCAACGCTGAGAGAATCCCGTTCTTGAATAATTTCTGGAATAACTGGCTTGATGATGTTAAAGAGTTCTTCATTTCTTTTTGCCGGAAGCGCAGCAATGGGAAGAACAGCTTTACGTGCTTTGATTCCAGCATGAGCAGGACCAATAAGCCTCGTCGCATATGGCATACTTCCACTTTCGCCAATGAGTGGAATTTCTTTAACTCCTGCTGCTTCAAGCGCACGGCGAAATAGAATGGAGCTCCCGGAATTACCGGGTATTAAGAGTATCGTATGTTCAGGCTTGATAAAGGGAGCCATCTGCTTTGCGAGTGCAGGATGAAAGTTACTGACAATCGTGACGAGAAAAACATTTCCTGCAGACATGGCTTCTCCAAGAGAATCTGTTGCAAATGCTACAGGCGCAAAGCCTTCAACAATAGGGCCGCTCATTTTAACCCCACCTATTTTTTTAATATCTTTAATAGGAACGGGGTTAATGTCATAAATAGCAGACAGTTTTAAACCACGAAGAATCATGTCACCTGCAAGTGATTGGCCTCCATTGCCTGCCCCAATTATTACATATTTTTTTTCCATCTAAACCCCTCCTAAAATGTTATAGTTCAAGATTCGTTACACTCAATCGTTACTGTTTAGCACGTCTTGTACTTTATCTAAGAGCATTCTGTATCTTTCTTTAACTTCAGTTTGTAATCTGTTATAGGCATCAATATCATTGTCAAGCTTTAAGCTCATTTGCTTTGTAAGCTTTTCCGTTTCTTCTGAACGAGGAGAACCTTCACTGATCCTGTTTTCTACCGAAGAAGTGGCATCCATTACTTTATCTATATGTTTCTTGGTCCATTTAAATGACCGCCCAGCAAAGTTCAAAGCAGCTTCATCAAGCTTTTTGCTGGTAATTCCTTGGCAGTTGAGACCTGCATCAACACATTTCATGACTACTTGTCCCACAATTTCATGGGCAACACGGAAAGAAATATGCTCTTCCCTCACCAGCTCATCTGCCAATTCAGTTGCGGTACAGAAATTCCCATTCACTCGAGCTTTCATATTCTTTTCGTTAACTTTTAGTTTATTCAAGACTTCTTCTGTTAAGACTGTCATAGCCTCTATCTCCATAAAGGCGTCCCACAGATGATGCGTCGTCTCCCCACCCAGATCTCTGCTATGAGCGAAAGGAATTCCTCTCATACAACAAAATGCATCTGCAAAAGCTGCCAATAAATGTGAACATTTTGCCTTTATATATTCAAGTACGGCCGGATTTTTCTTTTGTGGCATAATACTGCTTGTAACGCAGATTGAATCATCAAGTTCAATATATCTAAACTCATCAGCACACCAATAATATAGATCATGAGCCACCCGATTAATCGTGGAGGCAAGTATCGCAAGCGTGGCGATGATTTCTAATACATAATCCCGTGACGCAATTGCATCGAGAGTATTTACAATCGGCCCTTTAAATCCAAGTAGTTCAGCTGTAAAGCGTCTATCAATAGGAAAACTTGTACCAGCAAAGGCTCCTGCACCAAGTGTGGCATAATTAAGATGCTGATATGTAGCATAAATTCTGTCGAAGTCACGTTCTAATGCTTCGGCTACACCAGCAAAATAAAAACCTAGCGTGATCGGCTGTGCAGGTTGCATATGCGTGTAGCCTGTCATAACTACGTTTTTATATTCTTCTGATTTTATAATTAGCGTATTTCGTAAAGCATTAAGCTGGGGGAAAAAATTAAGGAGTCGATCCCTTATATCCATCCGTAATATTGTTGAATGGAGATCATTCCTACTTCTTGCTGTATGTAATTTTCCACCAATATCAATACCTATATCATTAATAATATACATCTCTACATTGTAATAATAATCTTCATATTTTGGATCAAGAGTAAGGACTGTATTACCTTTCTTCTCTAATGCTATGAGTGAACGAAGAATTATTTGCGCATCATGTCGGCTAATAATTCCTTGTCTATAGAGCATCAACGTATGTGCTTGATTTAAACGTGACATGTTATAGAAAGAACGTTCATTAGATGCCTTTAGAAAATTAGCACCTAAATATTTCTCTTGATTGAAACTCGGAGCTGCTTTTAGTCTTTCACGCATATTAGCCTCCTAATCATAGATACGTCATGTCGTCCGGACAACTTGACGTTATATTTAGTATAGGCTATTCGTTTATAAAGTCAATACGTGAATAAATTCCTTCTAAAATGTCAAAATATAAGTGATAATTAGATTAACATCATGTTCTAATCGAGAAACGATAATTCTTTAAAAGTAACAAGAAATAACGCAGAATTACAAACAACTTAAGGACTCCTCTAGTTTGTTCCAGTACAAAAACATTGAATAAGATTCTCCTTCATCTCTTTCATGAGAGAACTGTGACATCGTCACTGAAAGAAATCCGGCGGACGGTTAAAGTGGGACCACAGCGCCCAAACACCCTGCGTCCGAAGAACGCGCCGGCAGCGGCGAAACGGACGCAGGAAAATCCCCGAAGGAGGAACGGAAACATGTCTGAAAAAAAGGAAGCAGTACGCGCGGCAAAACTTTTGATCGTCGGCGGCGGCCCCGGCGGGCGCGTGTCGTACATCACGGCCCGCCGTTTCGGCGTGGAACCGGCGGTCATGGTGATGAACGAGGAACCTACGGTCATCTGCAGCCTGCCCTACGGCGTGGGACGCCGCCTGATCCCCGACGGACCGGAAGCGACGGTCGTCGATCTGTCGCGGGAGAAAC containing:
- a CDS encoding TRAP transporter permease produces the protein MLFIKKRDEAEEIIEGVPKRKLKGAWKLVMYTLGIIMSLFHIYGLAVAPMTRWYLYTFHIMFGLVMTLALYCARHCSVKKSVPWYDIMLIIAAVSSAVYMCIDAQAMAYRIGSNPNVPDLIFTGIIVILALECTRRTSGNILPTIAVFFLLYSYFGKYIPGALGHKGYRWQKTLSYMLSYDAILSTPLSASATMVFLFILFGAFLSMSGSGPYFIDMALSFAGARRGGPAKVAVISSALFGTVSGNSVANVVSTGAFTIPMMKSIGYRNHFAGAVEATASTGGQIMPPILGSAAFIMAQLIGVPYRTIMLASLIPALLYFFTVFVMVDLEAIKDNLVGLSVDKLPKKSMILRNMYMLLPLIVLIYVLSVIQASPIKAALYGIFSSVVVYVVNNRKFSLKAVFGALSSGAIAACPLISSCCTAGIIIGVLNMTGAGVKLASVIVSIAGNSLACALFLTMITSIILGMGLPTTASYIICAAVAAPALIQLGLSSLQTHMFIFYFACISAITPPVAMAAYAAASISKSSPMKVAFTSCKIGVSAFIVPYMFCYAPSLLAQGSVGQVILATLTAVLGCSTLSYGFQQQCAIPLMRLSKTSSIFLIAFSLLLMYPGLLSDAIGLTGCATVIGFNYILLKREKTQI
- a CDS encoding TAXI family TRAP transporter solute-binding subunit, with the translated sequence MMKRIFVLTTVYALALLTFTFVTTAGAHSSTRMALGTSSIGGTYYILGTGWANLMNKNVDGVEISSEATPGPITNMQSMKNGDMELGLVTTWLGGEGYRGIGWANGTKYENCLGVVPLYCSVLYIFAPKDSSINTIYDLQGKRIACGAPGSTSGDAVKALLSVLNIQPQSVAGLSSNGMCDALKDGTIDAAFGITGIPAAWLLDLETTKELKFISLTNEDFVKIFEKYPFWGRAEVPANTYKNQNYNWPVLSFWNMLVADKSVSENVIYSLTKATYDLHEDLVSIDPNAKSILFENIDKMTMPLHPGALKYYREKGVKVPEWLILK
- a CDS encoding NAD/NADP octopine/nopaline dehydrogenase family protein gives rise to the protein MEKKYVIIGAGNGGQSLAGDMILRGLKLSAIYDINPVPIKDIKKIGGVKMSGPIVEGFAPVAFATDSLGEAMSAGNVFLVTIVSNFHPALAKQMAPFIKPEHTILLIPGNSGSSILFRRALEAAGVKEIPLIGESGSMPYATRLIGPAHAGIKARKAVLPIAALPAKRNEELFNIIKPVIPEIIQERDSLSVGMNNVNPKGHVPSYLFNLGKVEAPTENDKDFHAWGTKSTIKIEELYDKERMSVMNVLGLHPVSGDETSKMFYKGVHYVPLPQEKGISANAAQVPDRFIDEDVPLNMTLVSDIGKKFNVPTPVTDLLIDVANIIRERDFRKDGTKLLNLGFEGKSVKEIQRYIMG
- the argH gene encoding argininosuccinate lyase, encoding MRERLKAAPSFNQEKYLGANFLKASNERSFYNMSRLNQAHTLMLYRQGIISRHDAQIILRSLIALEKKGNTVLTLDPKYEDYYYNVEMYIINDIGIDIGGKLHTARSRNDLHSTILRMDIRDRLLNFFPQLNALRNTLIIKSEEYKNVVMTGYTHMQPAQPITLGFYFAGVAEALERDFDRIYATYQHLNYATLGAGAFAGTSFPIDRRFTAELLGFKGPIVNTLDAIASRDYVLEIIATLAILASTINRVAHDLYYWCADEFRYIELDDSICVTSSIMPQKKNPAVLEYIKAKCSHLLAAFADAFCCMRGIPFAHSRDLGGETTHHLWDAFMEIEAMTVLTEEVLNKLKVNEKNMKARVNGNFCTATELADELVREEHISFRVAHEIVGQVVMKCVDAGLNCQGITSKKLDEAALNFAGRSFKWTKKHIDKVMDATSSVENRISEGSPRSEETEKLTKQMSLKLDNDIDAYNRLQTEVKERYRMLLDKVQDVLNSND